From the genome of Bacteroidales bacterium, one region includes:
- a CDS encoding Hsp20/alpha crystallin family protein, producing the protein MLPSIFNEEPRMTSLFDSIFNDQVMPNFYRSAAGGCSNVNILDNEKDITIELTAPGFKKEHVNIDLNNDVLTVSAKIEEKDTEEKKNYIRREFCSREFSRSFSIPNYLDQEKVTASQDNGIISIVIPKKEQAIKKGPRQIKIR; encoded by the coding sequence ATGTTACCAAGTATTTTTAACGAAGAACCAAGAATGACTTCACTTTTTGACTCAATTTTCAACGATCAGGTGATGCCAAATTTCTACAGAAGCGCAGCAGGTGGTTGCTCAAACGTAAACATTCTCGACAACGAGAAAGATATTACCATTGAACTAACTGCCCCTGGTTTCAAAAAAGAGCATGTAAACATTGACTTAAACAACGATGTCTTAACTGTTTCTGCAAAAATTGAGGAGAAAGACACAGAAGAGAAAAAAAATTACATTCGCCGTGAGTTCTGCTCAAGAGAGTTTAGCCGCAGCTTTTCAATACCTAACTATTTAGACCAAGAAAAGGTAACGGCATCACAAGATAACGGAATTATTTCAATCGTAATTCCTAAAAAAGAACAAGCGATTAAAAAAGGACCACGTCAAATTAAAATTCGCTAA